GAAAAAAACACTGGTTCTTCTGACAGCCGTCCTGATGGGCGGGGCAAGTGCCGAGCAGGTCACGCTCGACCTGTGGGCCCACTGGGGTTCCGAGCAGCGTCGGCCCACCATCAACCGCATCGTCGACACCTGGAACAGGAAAAATCCGAACGTGCAGGTGAAGTACACCTTCGTGCCCTTCGATCAGTTGCAGACCAAGACGCTGGCGGCTGTGGCGGCCAAAAATCCGCCGGACGTGGTGGTCATCGACATCCGCACCACCCCCCTGCGCGCGGCCAAAAACCAGGCCTCCAACCTCAGCAAACTGGGTGCGGACAAGCTCAAGAGCCTCTTCTACCCCAACCTGTGGTCCACGGCCACCTACAAGGGTGACCAGTACGCGCTGCCCTTCGTGACCGACAGCCGGTTTCTGTACTACAACAAAGACCTGTTCAAGCAGGCCGGAATCAAGAAGCCGCCCACGACCTGGGACGAGCTGGACGCAGCCGCGAAAAAACTCGACCAGAAGGCTGGCCCCGCCTACTCGCGCATCGGCTTTTACCCCCTGTACGGCTCGTTCGGTTTCGAGAGCTGGGTGGCCAACGCGGGCGGGAGCATGTGGGACGAGGACCGCACCAACCCGCGCTTCACGGGCGCCGCGGCCGTCAAGACCCTCAGCTGGATCAAGGCGTGGACGGACCGTCTGGGCGCGCGCAACGTGCAGGCGTTTAAGAGTTCGTTCGGCAGCGGCGCGCAGGACCCCTTTATCTCGGGCAAGGTCGGCATGATCATCGACATCGGCGGCTACGCGGCCACGCTGAAAAAGTACGCCCCAAACATGAACTACGGCATGGCGCGTATCCCCACCCCCACTGGGCAGCCGGGACCGGGCACGTCGTCGGGCGGAGGATTTAACCTCGAAATTCCGGTGGGCACCAAGCATCCCAAGGAAGCCTTCGCCTTCGCGCGGTACATGGCGACCGAGGGCGCACGCATCTGGGCCATGGAGCAAAACGACTTTCCCGGCTACAAGAACGCCTCCCTGAGCGTGACCTCGCCCGCCTTCCGCATGATGTCGGCGAACATGAAGTACACGGAGGTGACTTCAGCCCCGCGCCTCGCGCCAAGCTACAGCAGCCTGCTCGACAAGGCCGTCGAGGACGCCGTGTACCGCGGCGACGACGCCCGCCAGGCGCTGGAGGAAGCGCAGGGGCAGGTCCAGAAGCAGGTCGACAACAACAAGTGAGTGGAGCGGGAACAGGGGTGGACGCCGCCGGCCCCCGCTGAACGGCGCCCCGGTCTCCGCAGTCCACGTTCCACCCCGCCCGGCAGCGGGCAAAGCCTGAGGTTTGCGCTTTGCCCGCTTTGCCCCTTTTTGAAAGGCAGGAGCACATGCACAGACTTTTGGGCAGGCGGCCTTGAGCGCCGCCTCTCCCCTTCCCCCGCCTCCAGCCACTCAGCCGCCGGCCCCGCGACGCCAGAGGCTGAATGGGCGCCAGCGCGAGGCGCTGTGGGGCTACCTCTTTATCGCGCCGTGGTTGATCGGGTTTCTCTGCTTTGTGCTGGGGCCGATGCTGTTTTCGCTGTACGCGAGCTTTACCAACTACGACATCACTTCGCGCTTCGACTGGGTGGGGGTGCGCAACTACGTGCAGCTGCTCACCGGCGACCAGCGCTTCTGGAAGGCGCTGGGCAACACGGCCTATTACGCCGCCTTCGCCGTGCCGCTGGGCATCGCCACCGGCCTGCTGATCGCCACGCTGCTCAACCAGGAGGTGCCGGGGCAGCGCTTTTTCCGTACGGTGTTCTTCCTGCCCAAGGTGCTGACCGGGGTGGCGGTGCTGCTGTTGTGGCTGTGGGTTTTTAACCCGCAGGTGGGCCTCATCAACACCGGGCTCTACCGCCTGGGCGTGAACGAGAACCACCTGCCGCTGTGGTTCGGGGACCCGGCGTGGTCCAAACCTGCGCTGATCATCATGAGCGTATGGACGGCGGCGGGCAGCTTCATGTTCTACCTGGCGGCCCTGCGGGGCGTACCGCGCGACCTGTACGAGTCGGCGCAGATGGACGGGGCCTCTCCCGCACGGCAGTTCTGGGCGGTGACGGTGCCCCTGATCTCCCCGGTGATCTTTTTCAAGCTGATCACCGGCATTTCGGGCGCGATGCAGTTCTGGTCCGAGTCGCTGGTGCTGACCAAGGGGGGACCCAGCGACAGCACGCTCTTTTACGGTCTGTACCTGTGGCAGACGGCCTTCACGGACCTGCGAATGGGTTACGCCTCCGCGATGGCGTGGATTTTGCTGCTGATCACGCTGGTGATCACAGGACTGCAGCTGTGGCTCTCGAAGCGCTGGGTCCACTACGAAGGCGAGGTGCGCTGAGATGGCGCTGTCCAGACCCGAGGTCCAGGTCCGTCCTCGCCCGGCCCGCACCGGGGGACCGAAACGTGAGGGAAATCCGCTGATCGGGCGGGTGCTGGCGTTCGCCGCGCTGCTGCTGCTGTCCGCCCTGATCCTGTATCCGGCGCTGTGGATGGTCTCCACGTCCCTGAAGCCCGACCAGCAGGTCTTCGCGTATCCGCCGCGCTGGATTCCCGATCCTGTCCAGTGGGGCAACTATGCCCGCGCCTGGGCGAGCGCGCCCTTCTCGCGCTACGCGGTCAACAGCTTGCTGTACGCCTCGTCGGTCACCTTTGGCACGGTCTTGTCGTGCTCGCTGGCCGCCTACGGCTTTTCCAAGCTGCGCTTTCCCGGCCGCAACCTGCTGTTCACGGTGATGCTCTCCACCATGATGATTCCGGGACTGGTCACGCTGGTGCCGCAGTACGTCCTGTTCTCCAAGCTGGGGTGGGTGGGCAGCTACCTGCCGCTGGTGGTGCCGTCTTTCTGCGCTGGGGCCTTTTTTACCTTCATGCTGCGGCAGTACTTCATGGGGATTCCCAACGAACTGCTGGAAGCCGCGCGGGTGGACGGGGCCAGTGAGCTGTGGATCTGGGCGCGGGTGGTGCTGCCGCTCGCGACGCCGGCGCTCGCCACCGTCGCCATCTTTACCTTCGACGGCACCTGGAACGACTACGTCAATCCGCTGCTGTACCTCAACGACGAGAAGCTCTACACCCTGCAGGTGGGCCTAAAGTTCTTCCAGGACGCCAACAGCGTGCAGTGGCAACTGCTGATGGCGGCCTCCGTAATGGTGCTGCTGCCCGTCGTGGTGATCTTTTTCGTGTTCCAGAAGTACTTTATCGAGGGAGCGTCCCTGACGGGCAGCGTCAAGGGATAGCGGGAATAAACCCAGGCGGGCGGTGAGCATCTGTCTGCTCACCGCCCGCCTGGGTTTTGTTGTTCTCCCCTAAAAGATCAGCCCGTCGTAACGGCCTGCGCCCCGGTCTTCTGCCCGCTCAACTTCCGGTGTGTGGCGAGCGCCTGGGCCACCACCTGGTCCATGTTGTAGTAGCGGTAGGTGGCGAGGCGGCCCACGAAGGTCACGTCCTCCCGGGCGTCAGCCAGGGCGGCGTATTTCTTGTACAGCTCCTGGTTTTCCGGACGCGGTACCGGGTAGTACGGGTCGCCCTCGGCGCGCGAGAATTCGTACACCACGCTGGTCTGGTCGTGCTTTTGCCCGGTGATGTGCTTGAACTCACTGACGCGGGTGTGGGCGTAGTCATTGGGGTAATTGACCGTGCCCACCGACTGGAACTGCTCCACCGGGTGCGTCTCGTGCTTGAATTCCAGGCTGCGGTACGGCAGCTTGCCGTAGCAGTGGTCGAAGAAGGCGTCCACCGGCCCGGTGTAGATCATGTGGCCGTGGGGAATAAACGCCGCGATTTCGCGGTAGTCGGTGTTCAGCATCACCTTGATGTTGGGGTGCGAGAGCATGTTCTCGAACATCCGGGTGTAGCCGTGCAGCGGCATCGCCTGGTACGTATCGGCGAAGTAGCGGTCGTCGCGGTTGGTGCGGGTGGGAACCCGTGCCGTTACCGAAGCGTCGAGCTCGCTGGGATCGAGGTCCCACTGCTTGCGGGTGTAGCCCCGGAAGAATTTGTTGTACAGGTCGCGCCCTACCTTGCTTACGACCACGTCTTCCGAGGTCCGGACATGCTCGACAGGCTCGGCCACCGAGGCGAAGAACTCCTCGAGCTCGAAGGCCGTCAGGTTCAGGCCGTAGAGCTTGTTCACGGTGTCGAGGTTGATCGGAATGGGCACGAGCTGTCCGTCCACGCTCGACAGTACCCGGTGCTGGTACGGCCGCCACTGGGTAAAGCGCGACAGGTAGTCGAACACTTCGCGCGAGTTGGTATGGAAGATGTGCGGGCCGTAAGGGTGGATCAGGACCCCCGCGTCGTCGTAGCGGTCGTAGGCGTTGCCACCGATGTGCGGTCGGCGGTCCACGATCAGCACGCGTTTGCCGTCGTTGGCGAGCCGCTCGGCAAGCACGCTGCCCGCGAAGCCCGCGCCGACGATCAGGTAGTCGAAGCCCTGGGGAGAAACGGATTCGGTCATCAGCTCCATCATAGGGTCTGCCGAAGAGGTGCCGGGGAGCGCTGGTCCATCGAAACGCTCAGTCATCCGCCACTCCGGCGAGGGGAAAAACGCGCCGCTCCGCCGCTGCACGCTCGATCAACGCGCTCATGTCGGCCCAGGTGCGGTCCCACGAGAGGGTCGAGAGGTGGGCGTCGGCCCGGTCACGGCGGGCGTCGCCCGCCGGGGTACCGCGCTCGGCCAGCGCTTCGGCGCAGGCAACCTCGAAGGCGTCCACGCCGTCGGCGATGCGCGCCAGGTCCTTCTCGCCGTAGGGCCGGATCACGTCGCGGATGCCGGTGGACACCACGGGCACCCCGGCCGCGAGGTATTCGGGCGTCTTCGTGGGGCTGATGAACTCGGTGGCCTCGTTGAGCGCGAAGGGCAGCAGCGCCACGTCCCAGTGGGCGAGGTAGCTCGGCAGCTCGGCGTACGACTTCATCCCCAGGTAGTGCAGGTTCTCGCCGCGGGGCAGCTCCGCCGGGTCGATCTTGACGACCGGGCCCAGCAGCACGAACTGCCACTCGGGGCGGCGGCGGGCCAGCTCACCGATCAGCTCAATGTCGAACCGCTCGTCAATCACCCCGTAAAAGCCCAGCCGTGGGCGCGGCAAGGCGGCCTGGTCCTTGGGGTCCGCCAGCCCTTTGCGGGCCTGCGCGAAGTGCTCCACTTCCACGCTGGAGGGAAAGGGGTAGGCCCCAGCGTGGCGCTCGCGCTTGGCCTCGTACAGGCGGTGGCCGCCGGTAAACACCAGGTCCGCCTGTTCGAAAAGCTGATCTTCCCGCGTCCGGAGTTCGGGCGGCGCGCCGCGGAACTGCGCGAGTTCGTCCATGCAGTCGTACACGGTCACGCGGGGACTCAGGCCCGCCGTGATGGGCAGCTCGAAGGGCGTGTAGACCCACAGGTCATACTCGGGCAGGCCCTCAGCCTTGACCATCCCCTCCAGCAGCCGGGCGGTGCGCGCCTGCGAGGCGTCCGCGCTGTGACCCTCCTCGATGTGCGGCGTGACGACCACGACGCCAGAAGGATCTGTCCGCATCACGAGGTGGTCGGCCTCGGACGTGAAGCGCGGCTCCTCGATGTAATACACGCGCCGCGAACGGGCCGCTCGCGTCATCAGGTGCTGCGGGCGCTGAAACACGAAGTCCCAGCGGAGATGCGCGACAACGAGCAGGGCGGGGGTATCTGAGGCGCGGACCGAATCAGGCTGCAAATGGGTGGGGTTCAAGGTCTTTTCCTCCGTACATCAAACGCCGGCGGCGCGGCTTTGCGCGGGCCACCGGAGCTGAACAAGTGTTGACGGCCTGTCTTCGCAAGAAGAGGGGCCGTACCGTTGCCCTGCGGTCCTCTTTTGGTGCCGGCTCATCGCCGCGCCAGGAACGGTGCTCAGTTTACCTTTTGGCCTGCGCTTCGGTCCTGATGAAACCTGAAGGCTTTCGGGGATAAAGCCTGAGGAAAGGCCCAGCACATCGTTCATTTTCTTTAGATGGGGCCAGCAGCGCAGCCGATGGGCGCGCGTGGTGCCTTTAGAAGCCTTTCATGGGGAAGAGAACGGAAAGAACGCCGGATCAGAGTAGGGTAAGGTCCGTTCTACGCCGCTGGGTTCTGCCGCTCATCCCCTCCCGCGCTCAGGAGTTCGCCCCACACATGAAGCCCACAAAGACCATCGAGATTTTGCTGGTGGAGGACAATCCCGCCGATATCCTGCTGACCGAGGAGGCCTTCAGCGAGGCCGAATTCCCCCACCGGCTCCACGTGGCGCGCGATGGAGTGGACGCACTGAATTTCCTGCGGCGCCAGGGCCCGTACGCCGGCGTGCCCACACCCGACGTGATCTTGCTCGACCTGAACATGCCGCGCATGGGCGGGCTCGAGGTGCTTGACGTGCTCAAGGCGGACGCAGAGCTCCGCAACGTGCCGGTGATCGTGCTGACCACCTCACGCGCCGAAAACGATATCTGGCGCAGCTACAACCTGCATGCCAACGCCTATATCCCCAAGCCCGTGACCGTGAGCGAATTTATCGACGTGATCCAGTCATTCCGGGCCTTCTGGTTTTCCACAGCGGCGTTGTCTCCCAAGCACCAGCCCTGAGCGTCACGGAGATGCACCTGTGCGGTACCCCCAATGGGTGGGTACCGGGGACGTGGAATTTTGAGGAGACATTGAAGTAAGCTTTGTGTCAGAACTCCGGTTCTAACATTATTTACGTTGGCGGCAGAGAGACGCTCTGCGCAGCTCGACGAAAAGGCAAACCCTGTGCGAGCAGGGGGCGCAAAGCCACGGGACTCACGCAGTCAGCCGGGCCACCGAAACGAGGGATCCTGTGCAGAAACTGGTCTGGCTGCTGCCTGTTGTTTTTATCGTGAGCTGCTCGCAAACCGCCCTTCCCCAGGCCAGCGCCAAAACCCAGGGCGGCACGCTGCAGGCGCAGGGCGCGAGGAAGATCGCCGCGCCGGCCCCCACCCCCACGGCGACCGGACGCTCCTTTTACCTGGACTGCGCGGGAAACGACAAGGCGAGCGGTACAAGCGCGGGCACGGCCCTGCGGACCCTGAACAGGGTGAGCGGCCTGAGCCTCCTTGCCGGTGACCGGGTGCTTCTGAAACGCGGCTGCACCTTTACGGGCTCGCTGGTCGCCAAGTCGAGCGGCACCGCGGCCTCCCCCATCGTGTACACGGCCTACGGCGAGGGTGCGGCTCCCACCATCGTGCTGAACACCGACGCCGAGGCAGTCCTCGTTGGTGGCAACTACCTGGTGTTCGACGGACTGAACGTCACCTCCACCCGCCCCGCGCCCGCCGGCACCGGCAAGTGCGCCAACACCCCGGTTGCCTGGCGAGTCGGCTTCGCCGTGACCGGGCAGTACAACACCGTGCAGAATTCCTCTGCGAGCGGCTTCATGGCGGGCGTGCACCTCATGGCCGGCGCGAACAACAACCGCGTGCTGGGCAACACCCTGACCAACAACAACGTCATGAAGAAGAATACGGCCGGCGTGTACGACGACGACTCTGGCGCCTGGGGCGTGCTCGTCAACTCCAACGGCAACGAGGTCGCGAACAACACCTTCAGCGGCAACTGGGCCTGCAGCGAGGACTACGGCGTAGATGGCGCGAGCGTGGAACTGTACGAGGCCAGCGGCAACAACGTCCACGACAACCTCAGCACCGAGGACATGACCTTCACTGAACTGGGCGGCACCCCCACCAGCCAGAGCGAGAACAACACCTTCGCGTACAACACCTACGCGCCGGTGAAGGCGGGCGGCGCGATGATCGTGCTGCGCGGCACGAAGAGCAAGTGGGGCGGCAACCCCGGCACGGTGTTTCACCACAACGTGGGGTACATGGTGGATACGGGGATCATCTGCTCGGACGGCTGCGGCCCCTCGGTCCTGAAGGCGCACGACAACGTCTTGTGGCAGCGTGGCGCGGCCAGCGGCATCGTCCCGGCGGCCAACATGACGCCCATGTGGGCCGACGCGCCCTTCACCGAGTACAACAACGTCTTCTGGAAGACCGGCGGGCGCCCCTACGTCAGCATCGATGGCGGCCAGCTGAGCGCCACCGACCGCATCACCGATCCCCTGTTCGTCGATCCGGTGGCGCTGAACTTCACCAGCCGGCTGTCCCCGGTGGTCCTGGCGACCGCGCGTTCCCGCACACGTTAAAGCGGGGTCTGTGTCCGGGTGGGTGCCTCTCGCGAAGGGGCACCCACTGCCCTTTGGGGTTTTCGGCACGCCAGCGCCTGCCCACGCTATCTTGCGGCCGTTCACTTTCCCCCTGCCTGCGCCCCCATCCCCTTTTCGAAGGATTTCCGTTGCCCCCTCCCCGGTTTCCCCGCACCGTCCTGATCCTGCTGCTGGCCCTGGCGCTGCCGGGCCTCGCTTTCGTGTGGCAGCAGCGGCGGACGGCCGTGGAGGTTCCCGCCGCCCGGCCACCCTCTGCCGGGGGTGATGGCGCCGGCGGAGCCGGGCAATCCCCAGCCAGCCCACCGGCGCCGGGCAAAGGACCAGCGTCCAGACCTCCCGCCGAGGAGCCGGCGAACGGACCTGGCGAGAGGCCCGCTTTCCCCCTGGCGGCGCCGCCGGGGATGGGGCCGGCCGCGCCCTACGGCTTTCGGCCGGGGGGCTGGATCAACACGTTTACCGACACCTTCAGCGGTGAGCGGCTGGACCCGCAGAAGTGGTCAGCCGGGTTTGGGTGGGGACCGTATGACGCCAACGCCTGGGTGGCGAGCTGCGCCGAACCCGCGGCTGTGGGCCTGAGCGGCGGCACACTGACCCTGAATACCTCGCCGGACCGGCCGAGGTCCCCCGAATGCCTGGGCGGTAACAAGTCGCACACCTCCGCGGCGATCAATACCAAGGGCAAGTTCAGCCAGGAATACGGGTTTTTCGAGGCGCGGCTGCGGATGCCCGGACGGCGCGGGGTACTGGGCGCGTGGTGGTTGCACCGCGCGGACGGCGCGTGGCCGCCCGAGATCGACATCGCCGAGGTGCTGGGCAGCCGCCCGCGCGAACACGAGATGGCCCTGCATTTCGACGACCCCGGGCGCCGTGGCAACGAGTCGACCGGGCGACGCACCCTCTCGGCGGACCTGTCCCTGGACTTTCACGTGTATGGGGTGGACTGGCAACCCGGCGAAGTGGTGTTCTACCGCGACGGCAAGGTGCAGGCACGGCTGTCGGGGGCTGAGGGAGCCGCCTACCAGCGCGGGCCGTCTTACCTGATCATCAACAGCATGGTCTGCACTTCCGCGTCGCGCTACTGGTGTGAGTCGCCGGACAGCAGCACCCTGTGGGGCCCGGAGACGGCCGTGCAGGTGGACTGGGTGCGGGTGTGGCGGCGAGAACGTTGAAGGGAGGGGGGCGCCGGGGCTAGGCAAGCGTCGGCTTCATGTATATATTCAAGCATGACCGAGCGTCTTCCTTCTCTGATTCGGCAGGCCCTGGCGCGGGGCGACGTGGAGGCCGGGCTGGATCTGCTGTCGGCGGGGCTGCCCGGACAGCCGGGCAACGCCACGCGTAAGAACTACCTCTCCAGCCTGCGGGCGTACCTGCGGTGGGCGGGTGAAGAGGACCGGAGCGTGCTGAACGCCACTGCTGCCGACGCCCAGGCGTATTTCGGCCGGCTGCTGCAAAAGCATGCCCAGACGCCCTCCACGATTCACAACCACCTCACCCGGGTGCGGACAATGTACGACCTGCTGCGCGAGCACGGCCTGCACCCGGGACCCAATCCCTTTCTGGGGCTGAAGCTGCCCAGCAACAAACCCGAGGAGCACCGCGACCTGTACTCGGAAGCGGAGATCACCCGGCTGCTCGCGCATGCGGACGTGGCGGGCCGGGCGCTGGTGCTGCTGGGGGCGCGCGCCGGGCTAACCGGCCCGGAGACGGTGGCGCAGCGCTGGGAGGACGTGGACCTGCGGGGAGGGCGCCTCCTTGCGCCGGGCCGAGAACTGGAGCTGGACGCCGAACTTCAAGAAGCCCTGGAAGCCTATGGGCGCGAGCGGGGACAGACGGCGCTGTTCTCCGCGCCGGGGCCACTGTTTGAGTTTCAGACGGACCATCAACTGCGGGCCGCCATATACGCCCTGTGCCAGCGGGCGAACGTGCCGTACCGGGCGTGGCGCGCCCTCAGGAACACCGCGGGAATGCGGGTGCTGCAGCAGACGGGGGATCCGCAGGAGGTGGCCCGCCGCCTGGGCCTGACCACCCTCAAGGCCGTGGAAGTTTGGCAAAAGCTGGAGGCAGAGGGGGCCTAGCCCTGGGCCTCTTCTCCGCGCAGGGCCTCGTCGGGAGCCTGAATGGCGGCCTCGATGGCCGGGCGGTTACCCGCGACGGCACGCGCCTCAATGCCGCCCGCTTTCAGGCGCGCCATCAGCCGTCCCAGGGCCGCGCCAGCCCGTCAGGTGCATGACGGCGCGGCCGTCGAAGTGGGCCCTGACCTGCTCGGTCCCCTCGTCCTCGGCGTTCATGTCGTGGACGATGGCCAGGATGCCCCGCCCGGGCAGCAGGGCCCTGGTCTCTCCCGGGGTCAGGCGGGGAGCCCCCTCCCCGGCCACGAAGCCCTCGCGCCGCAGGAAGGCGACGAAGCGGTCCATGCCGGGGCGCACTTTCACCCGGCGGGCGAGGTCACCGCCGGGGTTCAGAAACGGAAAAGGGCAGAACGGGCGGCTGGGGGTCAGGAAGCGGAACATTGCCTCCTCGTCCCGGTCCCCTGCGGCGTGAACGTCGGGGTCCAGGCCAAGCGCGGCGAGTGGCACGGCGACGTCGTCCGTGAGGTGGAGTTCACGGCGCCAGTTGTTGTGCACACGGTGGACGTAGCGCAGGCCTTCCTGTGAGGCCCAGCGGCTTGACCATACGCCCCAGGATGTTTCCGCCATCGCCCCGGGGCATAAAAGCGAAGCGGGCCTGCAACTGCGCGGGCGACGCGGGAAACAGCTCCACCTGAAAGGCGCGTTCCTCGCCAGACACGGGCGCGAGGAACGTGTGGCCCATGCCCTGCCGCCGGTACTCACCCGCCTCCACCGCTTCTGCGGTCAGGCGCGGGGACAGCACCAGCACGTCGAGGTCGCCGAAATCGGCCTTGTCGGTATGGTACAGGGGAATGCGCCGGGCGTTGCCGAGCACGGCCTGGAGGACGTCCCGTACCCGCGCTTCGAGGCGCAGGTGGGGAACGCGTTCCAGCATTGAAAGTCAGGCCTCCCATTTGGCCTTCAGGGTCAGGTCCAAAGCGCGCGAGCGAATGCGGGGAAAGGCGTAGGGCGGACACGAGGTACCCTGTACTGGCGCAGCGGGCGACCTGGCAGACGCGCGAAGTCTTCCGGTTTCAGGCGCTGCAGGGCCGCGAGATCACCTTGCAGGGCCTGCTGGGCAACCGCTCCCCCGCCCCAGCGGCACGTCAGGAAAGAGCCACGGAGCGAGGTCCGGCACGCCGAGGTGCCTTCTGCGCGGCCGCCGCGCGGTGCGGAAGGGTCGTTGGGCCCTGCTCCGGTCTGCCGGTACCATACGGGCAGTGTGGGCAACGGGTACCGCTCCGCTCATTTGGCAGGGCCTGTAAACGGGGGATATGCGCAAGCACAGACGCGGCCCAGCTCGCTCGGGCAGGAGGGCCCCTCCGGGCGGCACTCAGGCGGGCGTCTCCAGTGGGGTCACGTCCTGAGGTCCGTCGCCCTGGGAGCGGCCCTCCTCTTGCTCAGGCTGGTGTTCCTGGGACTGCGGCAAGGTGAAGCTGAAGGTGGCCCCCAGGCCCTCCTGCGCCTCGGCCCAGATGCGGCCTCCGTGGCGGGCGAGGATGCGCTTGACGTTGGAGAGCCCCACCCCTGCGCCCTCGAAGGCGTCGGGCGAGTGCAGGCGCTGGAAGACGCCGAACAGCTTGTGCCCGTAGGCCATATTGAAGCCCACCCCATTGTCGCGAACGTGCAGGACGTACTCCCCGCCCTCGCGCGTGCTCCAGACCTCCACGACAGCTTCCTCGCGCCCGCGGGAGTACTTCAGCGCGTTCGACAGCAGGTTGGTCATCACCTGCCGCAGCGCCGTGAGGTCGCCCTGGACCACGGGCAGCTCGCTGATCCGCCAGCGAACCACCCGGTCGCCGCATTCGTTTTGCAGGTGCGAAAGGACGTCTTGCACCAGCACGCCGAGGTCCACCGGGCCGAAGCGCAGGTCCTGGCGTCCAGTGCGCGCGAATTCCAGCAGGCCCAGGATCAGGTCGTCCATGCGCCGGGTCGAGTCCTGAATGATGCGCAGGTAACGCTGGGCAGGCTCGGACATCGTCCTTTGCGCGTCGCGCCGCAACAGGTCCGCGAACGAGGCGATGTGCCGCAGCGGCGTGCGCAGATCGTGCGAGATGGAATGGGCGAAGGCCTCAAGTTCGGCGTTTACGTCTTCGAGCTGCGCCGTGCGCTCCTGCACCCGCGCCTCCAGCGAGGCGTTGAGCGCCACGAGTTCGGCCTCGATCCGCTTGCGCTCGGTCACGTCGTGCCCGGTGGAGACGAAGTGGGTGATTCTGCCCGCCTCGTCCTTGATGGGCGTGAAGGTCTTTTC
This is a stretch of genomic DNA from Deinococcus hopiensis KR-140. It encodes these proteins:
- a CDS encoding PAS domain S-box protein, which produces MTAPPANTLPLANILIVDDQDAKRLALASALETLGQNLVLASSGREALRLLLQDEYAVILLDVRMPEMDGFETAGLIRSRVQTETTPIIFVTAHDRAEADMLGGYSLGAVDFIYSPVQAEILRAKVGVFVDLHQKTRTVQAHERRLRELEAQQARRVQDRLRRESERERQRAQTEMRKLSSAVEQAADPVFITDREGMIEYVNPAFVALTGYSRAEILGQRSRVLRPDGHDPALYEHIWDLLLRGEVYRGELASRRKDGSLFYEEKTFTPIKDEAGRITHFVSTGHDVTERKRIEAELVALNASLEARVQERTAQLEDVNAELEAFAHSISHDLRTPLRHIASFADLLRRDAQRTMSEPAQRYLRIIQDSTRRMDDLILGLLEFARTGRQDLRFGPVDLGVLVQDVLSHLQNECGDRVVRWRISELPVVQGDLTALRQVMTNLLSNALKYSRGREEAVVEVWSTREGGEYVLHVRDNGVGFNMAYGHKLFGVFQRLHSPDAFEGAGVGLSNVKRILARHGGRIWAEAQEGLGATFSFTLPQSQEHQPEQEEGRSQGDGPQDVTPLETPA